CATCCGCTCGGTCAAGAACTTGGTAAAACATACCACTGTCGCTTTGTACCTTTAATAGTGCGTCGATAACCTCTTTGAACAAATCAATCAAGTACTTATAATCTTCAAAAATCTGCTCATCCATGGCTTCAACCGTATCCAAAATAGCCATGACATACCATCCCATCGCTCGTCCCCAAAAATTCTTTGATAGTCCTGTGGTCTTATCACACCAAAACATCTCCCGGGAAGAATCATAGGCGTGGTAATAGAGACCTGACTTTGAATCTTTCATCATGGCTTCAACCACTTTGAATTGTCCCACGATATCTTTATAATTTTTGAAGCCATTATACTTTGTCTCATAGCTCATATAAAATGGCTGAGCCATATACAGCCCATCCAGCCAAATTTGATTTGGATAGATCTGCTTATGCCAAAAGTTTCCTTCTTGAGTCCTTGGCTGCTCTTGAAGTTGAGCATATATAGTTTCAATCGCCTTTCGATATTTTTCCTTACCGGTCAATTCATATAAAGGGTAAAGCACCTTTGCCTCGTTGATATTATCCAAGTTATAGGTTGTCTTTTCATAGGTTTTAATCTGGCCATCATCCATCACAAAGTAATCAATAAACTGATCCACAAACTCGAGATATTTTTTGTCTTCCGTGATGAAGTACATATCCAAAATCGCTTTCATCATGCATCCATCGATATAATTCCATTTGTTTTGTTCCCCTGAAAGAATTTTTTCCATATTCCATGCCGGGGAAATAGGGCTTGATTTTTCAATGAGTTGGTCTAAATATTTTTGTATTTGATCTAATACATGTTGTTCCATAATCTTCTCCTTTAGTGTCTAAGTGTATCTACCTGTTCCATTGTATATTTTTCTCCAATAATACCTTGCATATCCACCTGTTCAAGAATAAGCTCTGACACATATTGAGCAACAATCCCTTGTTTGGTTACAGGCTCAATAAAGCTCATCATTGCCGGAACCTCCTTTGTCGCCTCTTCGCTAAAGCCAACAAAGACATTTTTCATATGTATCTTTTCAATCGGTTGTTCAGGAAGTCCTGCAAAAAAACCTGCCGCCACATGGCTGTTGTTACAATGAATATTTTCAAATAAGAACTGTCCTAGATAAGGCGTCTCTTGTGTCACCGGTAATTTTTCCTTTGACCAGACATATTCTGTCTTGCCGTCCGGATCACAAAAATAGAACATATTCATCACAAATGGTGTCAATACTTGCTCCATTTGAATGTTTCGAAATATAATATTGTCGATACGTCCCTGCTCACCACGGCCACGACGCGTCTTTATGCGTAGCCCCCGATCGGTTTTTTCAAAGATGCATCGCTCCACACAAACATCCCAAACGCCTCCCGACATTTCTGAGCCAATCACGACTGCACCGTGTCCATGTTGCATATGGCAATTGCGAATCGTGATATCCTTAGATGGTGTCTTTCTTTTTTTTCCCATATATAACTTGCCGGCTTTAAGCGCAATACAATCATCTCCAACCGAAAAATGTACTCCAATAATCTCAACATGATCACATGATTCTGGATCCAGACCATCCGTATTGGGTGAATCTTTTGGATTTTCAATGTGCATATCGACAAACTCAAGATGAGAACTAAAGTAAGGATGTACTGTCCATGAAGGTGAATTTTTTACTGTGATTCCATGTACCATAATGTGATTACACTGATTTAAAAACAGTGTTCGCGGCCGCCATGCACCACGTCGGCGCTTTGGTTCTTGCCACCAATCGCTTTCACATCCATTTCCGTTAAGTGTTCCTCTTCCGATAATCGCTACATTCTCCACATTGATACCTGTAATCAAGCTGGCGAAGCTGTCAAGCGGATTTCCTTCCCATGTTCCGAGATAGTACTCATCTTTTTCATCACTGGTCATCGTATATCCCGGTAAAATCGGATATAACAAGCGATCCGTATGCCCTAATAATACCGCATGTTCATCAAGCTCAAGCGTTATATCACTTTTTAGAAAAATCGGTGTACAGACGTAGTTCCCCTTAGGAATATAGACAGTCCCATGTTGAGGGCAGGCAGCAATCGCAGCTTGAATATATATAGAATCAAGCTGCTTACCATCCCCTTTAGCGCCAAAACTTTGTACATTTAATCGAACACTTTCCGCTTTGGTTGTCACTGAAAATTCAAGTACTTCCTGTGTTTTGGTTTGCTTTATGCAGATGTCATAAGAGGTACTTGGACATAAATCAAACAGACTGATGACATTTTTATTTGTTTGCCTAATCACTAATGTGTTGTTTACATAGACTTCATAATCAAATGGTGCATAAACACATGAAGTATTTTCAAGTTCAATACTTATGCTACGACATGTTGCTTTGGTTTCTTTAAGTATCATATTAACCCTTTCTTTACGTACATCTCAATTTGTTACTCATACTTTCTCTGAAAAATAGTTTTTTATTCATTGTAACAAGTTTTCGTATGTATCTTCTATTCTTTTCTTGCTCTCCACCTCTATATATCTGTCAAATATTGCTCTATCATCATCTTTTTGCGTTGTAGACAACACCCTTGCCAAACCCGCTCCATTACTGTATAATCATGCTATATCGGCATACAATTCGATAAAATCCAAGGAAAGAACGGTCGTATCTATGAAGTCAAAAAATGCAAAGTTTTTACGTAAGCTTGTTTTTTTATATAGCACAATTATTTTGACAATTTTAATCACCGGTGTTTATCTATATAACTTGAGCATCGAAAATGTCAGCAAGGAAATCAAAGCCCAAAACCATTTTATGCTTGAAAAAACTATCCACGATATGGATTCTTCATTACGTCGAATGGAAATACTCGCCGGGCAAATGGTTGAAAATTCTAATATCGTATATTTAGCTAATCAAGGGAATAATCAGGCCCAAGATTTCTATTTGCGTGCCTATCATGCAATGGATGATTTGTCTGTCTATGGGCTAACCCAAGCCACTCTCCCAATTAATGATGCCTACATTTATTTAAGGGATCCTAATTTTTTCTTATCATCAAGCATTTTTCAAGAAAGCTATTTTTTCTATGTGCAAAAATATACACCGACCTACTATAACGATTTTATGCAGCTCGTCAATGACGGAGCCCTTAATTATCAGTTTATCGCGTTGGACGACTACAAACGTAGCGGAGCATCCGTATATTTGTATATGATGCCTCTAGAAAACTATACTCTAAAAAACATTCCTGCTTCTTTGTGCTTTGAAATTGACCACAACAAGTTATCCAACATATTCTCAGAGCTTCATACCTATGACGATGGTTTTGTCTTTGTAACTGACAGCAATAATCGTCCTATTTTTACGTTAAGTCAACATGATGACAACGCAGTCTCTAAGGCGCTTGAAGCTGATTTACTTAAACTTCATGACGCACAGGGCATCTCAGAAGCGACCATCAACGAACACCAGATGTTAATTACCAACAGTCGTTCTACCTACAATGACTGGAATTATTTTTTAGTCCAACCCAAAGACGACGCTCTATACTCTCTTAATCAATATCGCAATATTTTCTTTAGTATTTTAGGTCTTTCATTGCTCATTAGTGTGTTCCTTTTTCTTTTCTTATCCAGAACAAGTATGAAACGGTTTACACAGTTAGGGACAGAATTAGAAAATACGTTAACACATCAAGAACACTTACAAGAACTTGTTGAAAATCAAAAACCACTGATCATGGATACCTATCTGCACAAAATCATTGAAGGTAACATCTCACGTGCTGAAGAGCTTGCCTATGCTCAGGAATATTTGGACATCCCTAGCAACAACCAAAAATTTGCCATTTTGCACTTAGTCATCTACCTAAGTCAGTATGAACTGCAAGTCGATAATTCCATGGTAACCGGTCCCGATACACTCCATCACAAGGAAATCATCGAAGATGCCCTGTTAGACTACTTTGACGAGCCCCCATACATACTAAGTATCAACGAACGAGAGTACACGCTTTTATTAAGCTGTCCTTTAACGACATCTAAAGAAGAGTCCACAAGCTATATCAAACAGCAGTTTCTTGCCTTGCACGATGACCTTATCAAAAATTATTCCATTTGGACCTTTGCAGGCCTTGGGGACTGGAATGAAGGGCTGATGCCGACTTGGAAATCCTTCCAACAAGCCAAGCAAGCCATTAGCTACACAACCAAGAAAAGCCCTATGAAAATATATCAATCAATTACTGAAAAGTCTCCCGGATTTTATTATCCTATAGAATTAACACGCCAACTCACCAATTTTGTCACGACAGGAAATACCAGTCAAATTCTAGAAATTTTTGAAGTGATTCGTCATGAAAATATGGAAGTTCGTTCACTCCCGATACATATGATTCAATATCTTCTTACCGATATTCGTAACACTTTATTCAAAATCCGCTTTGATATCAAAGGGAATGAAGAACATGCCGACGCTTTACAAGCTATTGATTCCTTGTTCGACCAGCATATGTCGTTAAAACTTTGTGAAGACATTGCACTTCACCTTGGAACACTTTTTGAAAAGAAAACAAGCAACAACGATCTCATCAAAACCATTCAAGAATATATTGATGCAAACTTTGAAGACCCATCCCTTTGCTTAAGTAAAATCGCTGACGAATTTCCTATTTCCGAGAGTTACTTTTCTTATCTGTTCAAAGAAGAAATGGGCATCAATTTTTCAAACTACCTAGAACGAAAACGTATGGAACGCGCCACCTTGTTATTAAAAGACACCTCGTTAACCATTCAAGAAATCTATCAGCAAGTTGGCTACAACAGCCCCCATACCTTCCGACGTGTATTTAAAAAGATCTATGGTATGTCACCAAATCAAGCTCGAAAGGAACTTTAGTCATGACATTTTGCTCTCAATCCCCTGAATCTGTTGGCATCGCATCCAAGGATGTTTTAACGCTCTTAACAACACTGGAAGATGCCAAGATTCCCATGCATAGTTTATTGATTTATCGCCACGGTGCCCTCGTCACTGAAGGTTACTATGCACCCTATAAAAAAGAAACGCTCCATCGCCTGTTTTCTGTAACAAAATCCTTAGTTTGTGTTGCTATTGGTGAACTCATATCCCGTGGACACCTTTGCCTTTCTGACCCTATCTGTGATTATTTTTCAGATTATGTAACCAAAGATACGCATCCCTATATTAAATCGATGACAATTGAGCACCTTCTCAAAATGGAAACATGTCACCGTGCAACTACTTATAAGCATGATGCAAGTCTCAATTGGGTCCAGAGCTTCTTTACAACACCACCTAGCCATCGCCCCGGCAGTCATTTTAATTATGACACGTCCTCAAGCCATACATTAGGGGCCCTTGTTAAGCGTATCAGCGGTAAAAATGTTCTCGATTATCTTCGAGAGACTTTTTTGCATGGCACCGATTTTAGTCCTGACGCTTATATTCTAAACGATCCTTTTGGCGAGGCTATGGGCGGCTCCGGATTAATGGCCCGTCCTATAGACCTTTTGATTTTTGCACAAAAAGTTATGATGGAACGTACAGATAATCCCTACCTGCGTGATGCAACATCCAATCTTACCTCAACGCTCTACCAGACGAACTCTATTGAAGAGCAACAAGGATATGGCTATCAGTTTTGGCAACTTCGCCATGAAGGATACGCCTGCTTTGGAATGGGTGGTCAATATGCTTTATGCTATCCTAAACATGATCTTATTGTTGTAACTACAGCGGATACCCAAGGGCTTAAAGAAGGCAATGCCACTATTATCAAGGCTGTTTATGACCATATTGTACGTCCATTAAGTCAGGCACCGCTCCCAAAAAACCTCTCGACTTATCAACAATTGTGTCAGCGATTAAACCACTTATCCATAGATCACCCTGTTGAAAACTGTACTCAAGCATTCCACAACCGCTACGCACTCGCCACGAATACCTCTGGTTTTCACCATGTCACACTTGATATTGATCCAGTCAAAAACCAAGGTATATTAAGCTTTGAACAAGATCAAGAGGTTTTTGATATTCCTTTTGGATTTGACCATGGCATCGTATCGACTATAGCAAGATATCATCAGCGGGTATTTTCCTATGGACACAACTTATGCACAAATCAATTACATATCAAAACACATCTTATTGATGCGTGTATAGGTTCCATCGATTTCCATCTGACTTTTCATAAAGACAAACGCCTCTCCATCTTTATAAAAAAGATTGAAGAGACGCTCTTTCATGAATTCAACGGCTATTTTGAGAGCATATAGTTTAACTTTGCATGCTTTTCATATGATAAAAAGCGCCTTTTTTTGCCATCAATTCCTCGTAAGAACCTATCTCTACAATATGTCCATGATCCAAAACACAAATCTTATCTGCTCCGCGAATTGTTGACAGCCGATGGGCGACCATAAATGTGGTTCGCCCTTTTATTAATTGGTCCATCGCTTCCACAATCAAGGATTCGGATACACTGTCAAGTGCCGACGTCGCTTCATCAAACAAGATAACCTGTGGATTACGAATCAGCGCTCTTGCAATGGCAATACGTTGGCGCTGTCCACCAGACAGCTTATTACCATGCTCTCCGACTTTGGTATCCAATCCTTCCGGCAATTCACGAACCAGGCTTTCTAGATTTGCTGCACGAATTGCCCACTGAACCTTTTCATCACTTACAGATTGCATCCCATAGGTGATATTGTCGCGAATACTTCCAGAAAATAGAATCGTCTGCTGAGGCACGACGGCAATATGTTTTCTGTAGGTTCTTAAATTAATGGCATCAATGGGTGTCCCGTCAACCATAAGTTGTCCCTGTGTTGGGAGTTCAAAACCGATTAACAAGTTTAGGATGGTCGATTTTCCTGCCCCTGATTCTCCTACAAAAGCGACTGTCTCCCCAGCTTTGATATCTAAGTTAATCCCGTGAAGCACATGCTCTTGTGATGCTTGGTACTTAAAGTGGACATCATTAAATGTAAAGTCTCCGTTGACCCCTTCTACAATCAGTTTACCTGAATTATCTTCCGTGTCATCATCATTAAGTACTTCTTCAATACTGCTGATTGACTCTAAGCCTTTTGCCATCGTTGGCAACAACATAATCAATGAGGATACTTGTGCTACAATGGTCGTAAAATAGCTTTGATACAGAACGATATCTCCTCCGGGTATCCGCCCTTTTAACACCATGAATCCGGTAAAAATCAACGCACCGATTTGAAAAATCTGAAAAATCGCCCAACTAACCGATCCAAAATTCGCTTGAATGATATCGAGTCGATAGCCTTCTTCGGAGACTTTTTCAACGATTTCTTTCATACGGCGCATCTCAAGCTTTTCCAATCCATGTGCCTTGGTCACAGGAATCATGGCTTGCATGTCCATCACTCTAGCTGATGTTGTCTCTACCTCTTTTCTAAAGAGGTGATTTTGTTGACGTATCCTTTTTCTAAAAAAGACGATGGTTAAAGATGCAACCGGTATCGTTAATAAAAAGAACAAAAAAACAACACGATTTTTTAGAGCAGTAATCACAAGTGCAATAGAAATATTAATCGTAATATTTAAAAGTGTGACAAAAATTTGCGATGACAGCATTTGCACCGCCTCAACATCACGTATAACCTTGGATTGAATTCTTCCCGATTGAACATTCTTATGAAACCGTATGGATAATTGTTGTAATTTGTTAATAAGCGCACTTCGAAGTCCACCTTCTACTGTCCGAACTGCGGTAGAACTAAAATGAATATGTAAATAATTCATCGGAATATTTAGGAGAACCAAAACCGAAATCACCAATGCATTTAGAAAAATTGTCTGTTCCGGCTTTTCGGATGTATACATGACTGCATTGACAATATTAGCAATGACAATGGGCATTACCCATGCCGGGCTATGTTTAATCATATAAAACAGTCCCGAAAGTGCAAATCGATAATAATTCCCTTTAAACATACCAACAAGTATACGACTCGGCTTATGCCGATGTTGTCTAAAACTTTCTAGAATAATATCTTCCGTACGTTTTTTGCGCATTTTATTTTCCTTACCCCTTATTTTCTGTCACTGTCATAAATAGGTTTGAGTATCAAGACCATAGTGGAATTTTTCAAAAGGAACTAAAAGCTCTGTCTTTCCTCCATAAGCATATACTCCCACCATCGCTCCTGTGAAGCGTTTTCCTTGCTTAATACCTTCATCACTTAAATAATAGACGTTGTCAAGTCCTGTTAATAATTGAAGTTTTCCATCATCCAATTGATAATAAAAGAAACGTTTTAATCCTTTTGTGACCACTTTAAGCTTTATGCGTTTTACCGTATCTGCTACATTTACCTGTTCTAATGCAACGGTCTGCTGATGCCCCACATGTTCAACTACCGATAGCTGATTTCCCATAATACGGTCATGAAACAAACCAAATTTGAGCCATGTGTTTTCATCATAATAGCATATTAGTCCGGCATTCTGCTTTTGCCGTAACTTGGTATTTTCCATAACAACGGATGCACAAAAGTCAAATTCTGTCTGACGGCGCAATAGGATATTTTTAGCTTCTTTCATATGAAGCTCATCCTGGCTTCCCTTAAGAACGATTTGTCGACCATTGATGAACACTCCATCCACCTCAGGCGGTCTTGGGAAAACCCAGTCTTTGCTTAGTTTATGGTCATCATCAATAAAATCGGTATTGACTGTTTCTATCCTTTGTTGCGTTATTGCCCCGCGAATAGATGGCTTAATTTGCAATGTGCTCGGTCCCTGAAGCTGATTTACAATTGGCCATCCATCAGGTGTCCAAGAGATAGGATCAAGGGCAGTTTCACGGCCTAACATTGTATATCCTTCTAAAGAACGGCCACATAAATACACCATGTACCATTCTCCTGCTTGTGTTTGAACCGGTTTACCATGACCACAGCGTTGAATCGGCGCATCTTCCAGCCACTGACGCATAATTGGATTATAAGGACATGGTATAAAGTTGTCATCCAAGCTTTTGGCACGAGACACGGTAATTCTATGTCCGGGTCCTGTCCCGCCTTCGGCAAGGAACAAATAATAATATCCATCACGCTTAATTAAATGTGGTCCTTCCGGCGCACGTTTTTGATCTCCATAATAGAGTAATCTAGCCTCAGATATTTTCTTCGTTGCATCTGCACTCAATTCAAAAATACGCGCTCCCCGATTTAAAAGCATATATCGACGCCCATCATCATCATTAAAAATCGATGGATCAATACCATCTTCGTCAATAAAGACAGGCTTATCATACGGTCCTTGAGGTTGGGCAGATGACGTCACCATCTGCTTTCGATAAACCGTTCCAGTATCATTTAATCGATAGGTTGCTGTAATATAAAATCGTCCCTTATAATAAGATATATCCGGCGCCCAATAACCACGCCCACCTTCTAAATCATCTAATTCAGCCCACTGTGGATTTGTAATCGCATATCCGATGACATTCCAATGAACCAAATCTTTTGAGTGGGATATAGGGATACAGGGAAAGTAAATAAAACTTGAATTTACCATATAATAATCATCGTCGACACGAACAATTGAAGGATCCGGATACATTCCACGACGTATAGGATTGCGATACATCTGATCAATAGATGCACCGCAAATCTTCTCATAATAAGCTTCTATCTCCGTCAGTCCCTTTGCTCTAGCAATATCAAAAGGCGTTATCAACTCTTGATCTCCTTCAACCGGAGACATACCTACCTTCTCAACAAGATAGCGAACCACCTCAAGATTGCCTGACATGGTTCCATAGTGAAGAATCGAACGGTATTTGGCATCTTTTGTATTCATGCTTGCGCGGGAATATTCTACGATATACTTCACCATCTCCAGATTCCCCGTCTTTGCCGCAACAAATGGCAATGGAATATTGTCTGTTGTATATTTTTCGATGAGTTCCGGTGCTTGTTCAAGAATAGACTTTAGTTTGTCTATTTCTTCATTGATAATAACTTGTTCAATCATTTGGCACCACCTCTATACTGTCAAACTTGGCATTTCCCTGTTTTCCTATTGCATAAAGCCCGATTTTTGATCCTACCCATGTATCATCCGATGGTGTAAAGAGGGTTTTACATGCTATGCTTCTTTCTCCATCTTGTGCATATCCCATCCTTATCTGATGCTCACCATCCACTTGTTTTAGACAAATCGACAGATGAATTTTTGTTGTATCTAAGTTCAGCTGTATTGTTTCTACTATCTTTTCTTGGCGTGTATTTCCATTCCCTGAAGAAATCCCATGGACTACATGCACTCCTTCTTCACTTTTTTTCACTGCAAGATAGGTATACTGACCGCCAAGAATCACACATCCTGCTTGTGACCCTATCTCAAGGTCTTTATAGTCCATCACAATGGTTGCCTCAAAGCTGTCATACATAAACTTCTGTGTCAACACATTAGGTGTCTCCCATAGGTTGGGTCCATTAAAACAATGCAGGTGCAGTTCTGAATTTAGTGTATCTAAGGTGTAAAACTCCGGTCGGTGGTTACCAAACCATTGCCACTGTAACCCTAAAGACTTACCGCTAAAATCATCGGATGTCCCTATCTTTTGCTGTGAAGACGAGGGCCCAAATGGCATAGGATAAGATAGCACCGGTTCTCCATGATTACCCATCACCGGCCAATAGTCCTCCCATCGCATCGGTTGTAAGTGAACAACTCTCCCATAAATTCCTCGGTCTTGAAAATGAATGAACCAATGACTACCATTTGGCGCTTCAACCCATCCTCCTTGATGAGGACCGTTAACCGGTGTTGAACCTTGTTCCAAGACGATTTTTTCTTCATAGGGCCCCATAATATCTCGACTTCTAAGAACCGTTTGCCACCCTTGCGTTACGCCTCCGGCTGGTGCAAATATATAGTAATACCCATCACGTTTGTAGACTTTTGGACCTTCAATCGTTATCTGGGTTTTAGTTCCATCAAATAAAAAGGTATCATCACTTAATACTTTTGTTGCATCAAGAGACATCTCAAAAATTCCTAGATAGCTTTTAAATCCAATACGACTCTTGGCATATCCATGAATGACATATGCCCGGTCTCCATCCCAAAACGGACATGGGTCAATATATCCCTTCCCTTCAAGTAACAGGTATGGCTCACTCCACTGATCTAGAGGGTCTTGGGTTTTGACCATAAAGATACCTTCATCCGGCATGCCATAAAAAATCCAAAAAAATCCATCATAATACCGTATCGCCGGTGCCCATACACCTTTAGCATGGGCCGGTTTGGCATACATTGGATAGTCAATGTTTTGTATGGCATAGTTTTTAAGTTCCCAGTGTACCAAATCCTTGGATACCAGTATAGGTAATCCAGGTGTATAGTTAAAGCTTGATGCTGTCATATAATACGTATCGCCTACTCGAATCACATCCGGGTCCGAATAATCCGCATTAATTATTGGGTTTTTATATTCGTTTTTTATCATCATATGCCTCATTAAGTAATTCCTTGTATGGTCCGCCTAATTGATAGAGCCCGCGTGCAATCATCTCTGCAAAGACAACGGCTCCAGGATATCGCAAATGTGTGTTATCCACTTCTACAAAATATTCTTTTGACTTTTCATCTCCAGCTGATTCAATAAATTCTCGACTCATCGCATATAAGTCGATAATAGGAACGCCCATCTTGGTCGCCACCTCTTGCATGGCATCCGGATAGTCTCCATGGATGTCTTGTTCAAGTGTGGTTGCATCTTGAAACCATCTACGACATAAAGGTGTAATAAGCACCGGGTATGCCTTCCGATTTTTTGCCACATGAATAAACTTCTCCAAATTGATTTGATAGTCCTCGTAGGCATTTGTAAACCTTAATTCATCTTCTTTTTTTGCATCATTATGTCCAAACTGTATGAACAAAAAGTCGCCTGCTCTTAGTTCATTATAAATAACTGCAAGTCGTGACTCATCGATAAAACTTTTTGTACTGCGTCCGTTTTCTGCATGGTTATGCACGCATACATGTTTCCCTAAAAACAAAGGCATTGCTTGACCAATGCCTGTTTGAGGGTATGTACTAAAGTCATTTGTTTTGACCGTTGAATCTCCAGCCCAAAATATATGCTGTGTATGCATTATT
This sequence is a window from Vallitaleaceae bacterium 9-2. Protein-coding genes within it:
- a CDS encoding glycoside hydrolase 43 family protein, coding for MMIKNEYKNPIINADYSDPDVIRVGDTYYMTASSFNYTPGLPILVSKDLVHWELKNYAIQNIDYPMYAKPAHAKGVWAPAIRYYDGFFWIFYGMPDEGIFMVKTQDPLDQWSEPYLLLEGKGYIDPCPFWDGDRAYVIHGYAKSRIGFKSYLGIFEMSLDATKVLSDDTFLFDGTKTQITIEGPKVYKRDGYYYIFAPAGGVTQGWQTVLRSRDIMGPYEEKIVLEQGSTPVNGPHQGGWVEAPNGSHWFIHFQDRGIYGRVVHLQPMRWEDYWPVMGNHGEPVLSYPMPFGPSSSQQKIGTSDDFSGKSLGLQWQWFGNHRPEFYTLDTLNSELHLHCFNGPNLWETPNVLTQKFMYDSFEATIVMDYKDLEIGSQAGCVILGGQYTYLAVKKSEEGVHVVHGISSGNGNTRQEKIVETIQLNLDTTKIHLSICLKQVDGEHQIRMGYAQDGERSIACKTLFTPSDDTWVGSKIGLYAIGKQGNAKFDSIEVVPND
- a CDS encoding rhamnogalacturonan acetylesterase, with amino-acid sequence MHTQHIFWAGDSTVKTNDFSTYPQTGIGQAMPLFLGKHVCVHNHAENGRSTKSFIDESRLAVIYNELRAGDFLFIQFGHNDAKKEDELRFTNAYEDYQINLEKFIHVAKNRKAYPVLITPLCRRWFQDATTLEQDIHGDYPDAMQEVATKMGVPIIDLYAMSREFIESAGDEKSKEYFVEVDNTHLRYPGAVVFAEMIARGLYQLGGPYKELLNEAYDDKKRI